A single window of Cytobacillus luteolus DNA harbors:
- the plsY gene encoding glycerol-3-phosphate 1-O-acyltransferase PlsY, producing the protein MILEVFVIILAYLLGSIPSALIVGKIGYGIDIREHGSGNLGGTNTFRTLGVKAGLIVTIADILKGTLAAALPILVGADLHPLLVGVIAVIGHVYPVFAKFKGGKAVATSGGLLLFYSPILFITMLLVFFICLYISKYVSLSSMLTGIYGVIYSIFFGDLPLIIVLSLLAAFVIFKHTANIKRIINKTEPKIKWL; encoded by the coding sequence ATGATACTTGAAGTTTTCGTAATTATCCTTGCATACTTACTAGGTTCAATACCCTCTGCACTAATTGTTGGGAAGATTGGGTACGGGATTGATATTCGTGAACATGGTAGCGGGAATTTAGGGGGAACAAATACGTTTCGTACTTTAGGTGTGAAAGCGGGATTAATTGTAACAATAGCTGATATACTAAAAGGCACATTGGCAGCAGCATTACCTATACTAGTAGGTGCAGACCTTCATCCATTACTTGTTGGGGTCATTGCCGTCATTGGACATGTATATCCTGTTTTTGCAAAATTTAAAGGTGGAAAAGCAGTAGCAACATCCGGTGGATTGCTCTTATTTTATAGCCCTATTCTTTTTATAACGATGCTACTTGTCTTCTTTATCTGTTTATACATATCAAAGTACGTCTCACTTTCATCCATGCTAACAGGTATCTATGGTGTCATCTATAGTATATTCTTTGGAGACCTTCCTTTAATTATTGTCCTATCCTTACTTGCGGCGTTTGTGATTTTTAAACACACCGCTAACATTAAACGAATTATCAACAAAACAGAACCTAAAATTAAGTGGCTCTAA
- a CDS encoding alpha/beta hydrolase family protein: MITFKKPDVEQFFRTFAIQNFAVSPDETQLIFSTNLSGKYNLWAMDLPNQFPYPLTFIDQSNQELVYDKEGKFIIAGFDKDGDENTQLYALQTQGGELKPLRTLEGHRHMGPILSKDGKRLFYTSTKENPMYLNTYCYNLENGEESVINEGSESATYLMDVSPNEDSQIYWRHFANTNTRAYVLNNGTFIQLTPETDKQHTVTGVVFTSDTETYLLTNHEEDLTYLAKYDLTSGEFTKVLAFDKEDLNNVKFNKEQNKLYLTSSKGVVDFLYEYDLATGETNPIDTPTSVIEKLVVSKAGNLYILGRSATRPFNIYKRTSTTKAWQACTNYGVPGVAEEELVEPEVLTYPSFDGLEIEALFFKAKEEVSNGHVILWPHGGPQAAERKSFRALFQFLVNRGYSLFAPNFRGSSNYGLSFMKMVEGDWGYGPRLDNIEGLEYLIKNGYADREKILLMGGSFGGYMALLLHGRHAEYFKAVVDIFGPSDLFSFIDSVPEHWKPAMAQWVGDPVKDKEKLIEYSPITHLDGMIKPMLVIQGANDPRVVKAESDKIVQALQDKGINVEYLVLEDEGHGFSKKENEIKVNRTILEFFDRFI, from the coding sequence ATGATTACTTTTAAAAAACCAGATGTAGAACAATTTTTTAGAACGTTTGCAATTCAAAATTTTGCAGTAAGTCCCGATGAGACACAATTAATCTTTAGTACGAATTTAAGTGGAAAGTATAATCTTTGGGCAATGGATTTGCCTAATCAGTTTCCTTATCCCCTTACGTTTATTGATCAAAGTAATCAAGAGCTTGTGTATGATAAGGAAGGTAAATTTATTATTGCTGGCTTTGATAAAGATGGAGACGAAAATACCCAATTATATGCTCTTCAAACACAGGGTGGAGAATTAAAACCACTTCGTACATTAGAAGGTCATCGTCATATGGGACCAATTCTTTCAAAGGATGGAAAGAGATTATTTTACACTTCAACTAAAGAAAATCCTATGTATTTAAATACATATTGCTACAATCTTGAAAACGGTGAAGAGTCAGTTATAAACGAAGGAAGTGAATCGGCTACCTATTTAATGGATGTGAGTCCAAATGAAGACAGCCAAATTTATTGGAGACACTTCGCTAATACGAACACGCGTGCGTATGTGTTGAATAATGGCACCTTCATTCAACTAACACCAGAAACCGATAAACAGCACACTGTTACAGGTGTAGTATTTACAAGTGATACGGAAACTTATTTACTTACAAACCACGAGGAAGATTTAACATACTTGGCAAAATATGATCTCACTTCTGGAGAATTTACAAAAGTTTTAGCTTTTGACAAAGAAGACTTGAATAACGTGAAGTTCAATAAAGAGCAAAATAAACTATACCTTACGAGTTCAAAAGGTGTTGTAGATTTCTTATATGAATATGATCTAGCTACAGGAGAGACAAATCCTATTGATACACCTACTAGTGTTATTGAAAAGCTAGTTGTATCAAAAGCTGGTAACTTATATATTCTTGGTCGTTCTGCAACACGCCCGTTCAATATTTACAAAAGAACTTCTACAACTAAAGCATGGCAAGCGTGTACAAATTACGGAGTTCCAGGGGTAGCTGAAGAGGAGTTAGTTGAGCCTGAAGTACTTACATATCCTTCATTCGATGGATTAGAAATCGAAGCTCTATTCTTTAAAGCAAAAGAAGAAGTTAGCAATGGACATGTCATTTTATGGCCTCACGGTGGCCCTCAAGCTGCCGAGCGTAAGTCATTCAGAGCACTATTCCAATTCTTAGTCAACCGTGGTTATAGTCTATTTGCTCCAAACTTCCGTGGTTCATCTAACTATGGGTTATCATTTATGAAAATGGTCGAAGGTGACTGGGGATATGGTCCAAGACTAGATAATATTGAAGGATTAGAATACCTTATTAAAAACGGCTACGCAGATCGTGAGAAAATTTTATTAATGGGTGGTAGCTTTGGTGGCTATATGGCCTTACTATTACATGGTCGTCATGCGGAGTATTTTAAGGCGGTTGTAGATATATTTGGACCAAGTGACTTATTCTCTTTTATTGATTCAGTACCTGAGCACTGGAAGCCTGCAATGGCACAATGGGTAGGAGACCCAGTTAAGGATAAAGAGAAGCTAATTGAATATTCTCCAATTACTCATTTAGATGGTATGATCAAACCTATGCTTGTTATTCAAGGTGCAAATGACCCTCGAGTTGTTAAGGCTGAATCAGATAAAATCGTTCAAGCGCTTCAAGATAAAGGAATCAATGTAGAATACCTCGTTTTAGAAGATGAGGGACATGGCTTCTCGAAAAAAGAAAATGAAATAAAAGTAAACAGAACGATTCTTGAGTTCTTCGATCGTTTTATTTAA
- a CDS encoding glycosyl hydrolase family 18 protein: MSRIETHKQNGIKTSTIVVGLIASLVLISTSLFFFIYPFPSEEKVIYTSKEHPIIYKGEMIEEEALIKDNIVYLPLTFFKEHIDDSFVMDVETNSIIITTTDKVIQMPTDSLTYLVNEQPFKVEIPILLENEEIPYIALELLKNLYPVQIEHLEDSGVVIVRTHGEPILYGTVDAEQKVEELRLRSKTSLTSPYVAEVTEKEQIEIIREENSFYYVRKNNGVAGYLPKDSITLANTRIVTVEYERVKKTHPAIQWPINVTWEAVYSVNPDVKKLPQMPGVNVVSPTWFHLENNEGDISNLGSLDYVNWAKSRNYQVWGLFSNDFDPDKTHEAFKNYETRMKMVRQLLQYAEMYKLDGINIDIENVRSADGPLVTQFVREATPYFHQAGLIVSMDITFISGSEMWSKFYEREKLAEIVDYIMVMAYDEHWGTSPVAGSVASLPWVENNLKELLKVVPHDRLILGVPLYARIWKEQETEGGNIEVSSKAYSMDVIREWIEERNLTPNYDEATGQNYVEYRNEEEKATYKIWIEDELSLQKRGQLVHKYNLAGVATWSRFFANDLGWITLDESLNKLEATTEKSN, encoded by the coding sequence ATGTCGAGAATCGAAACGCATAAACAGAATGGAATAAAAACTTCTACAATCGTAGTGGGGTTAATTGCTTCACTCGTACTGATATCTACAAGTCTATTTTTCTTTATCTATCCATTTCCATCAGAAGAAAAAGTGATCTATACAAGCAAAGAGCACCCAATAATATATAAGGGAGAAATGATAGAGGAAGAAGCTTTAATAAAAGATAACATTGTTTATTTACCTCTTACATTTTTTAAAGAACATATTGATGACTCATTCGTAATGGATGTAGAAACGAATTCGATTATTATTACAACAACTGACAAAGTTATTCAAATGCCTACGGATTCATTAACCTATCTAGTTAATGAACAACCTTTCAAGGTAGAGATACCAATTCTACTAGAAAACGAGGAGATTCCATATATTGCTTTAGAGCTGCTTAAAAATCTATATCCGGTTCAAATAGAGCACCTTGAAGATTCGGGAGTAGTTATTGTAAGAACACATGGTGAACCTATCCTTTATGGAACAGTAGATGCGGAACAAAAAGTAGAAGAACTTCGACTTAGATCAAAAACTAGTTTAACTAGTCCTTACGTTGCAGAGGTTACCGAGAAAGAGCAAATTGAAATAATTAGAGAAGAAAACAGTTTTTATTATGTTCGTAAAAACAATGGTGTAGCAGGTTATTTACCCAAAGATTCTATCACTCTAGCAAACACAAGAATTGTTACAGTGGAATATGAAAGGGTAAAAAAAACACATCCTGCAATTCAGTGGCCAATTAATGTAACCTGGGAAGCTGTTTATTCAGTGAATCCAGATGTGAAAAAGCTTCCTCAAATGCCGGGTGTGAACGTTGTTTCTCCTACTTGGTTCCATTTGGAAAACAATGAAGGGGATATCTCAAATCTTGGTTCACTTGATTATGTGAATTGGGCAAAATCTCGAAACTATCAGGTCTGGGGTCTCTTTTCGAATGATTTTGATCCTGATAAAACCCATGAAGCCTTTAAAAATTATGAAACTAGAATGAAGATGGTGAGGCAGCTCCTTCAATATGCTGAAATGTATAAGTTAGACGGTATAAATATAGATATTGAAAATGTTCGTTCAGCTGACGGACCACTTGTCACTCAATTTGTTAGAGAGGCAACACCCTACTTCCACCAAGCTGGATTAATTGTTTCGATGGATATTACCTTTATATCAGGTAGTGAAATGTGGTCCAAGTTTTATGAACGAGAAAAGCTAGCGGAAATTGTCGACTATATCATGGTTATGGCCTACGATGAACATTGGGGGACGTCTCCTGTGGCGGGTAGTGTAGCAAGTTTACCATGGGTTGAAAACAATCTTAAGGAGCTTTTAAAAGTTGTCCCACACGATCGACTCATCCTAGGTGTGCCTCTATATGCAAGGATTTGGAAAGAACAAGAAACAGAAGGTGGAAACATTGAAGTTTCTTCCAAGGCTTATAGCATGGATGTGATTCGGGAGTGGATAGAAGAGCGAAATTTAACCCCGAACTATGATGAAGCCACGGGTCAAAATTATGTAGAATATCGAAATGAAGAAGAGAAAGCGACCTATAAGATTTGGATTGAAGATGAGCTTTCACTTCAAAAAAGAGGACAGCTTGTTCATAAGTATAATCTTGCAGGTGTTGCGACCTGGTCCCGTTTTTTTGCAAATGACTTGGGATGGATTACACTTGATGAGTCGTTAAATAAGCTAGAGGCAACAACTGAAAAAAGTAATTAA